One Aggregicoccus sp. 17bor-14 genomic region harbors:
- a CDS encoding NAD-dependent epimerase/dehydratase family protein, with protein sequence MQVLVTGATGLIGNAIARVLRERGHHVRALVRDPARAQKVVPAGVELVRGDVTQPDTLPAAVAGARWVFHAAGLPEQWQPDARIFDRVNREGTRNVLQAALAARVQRVVYTSTMDVFGAPRGGTLVETQLDTVPKPTAYERSKVAAEAEAEKLRAQGLELVYVNPGAVYGPSPVHVGLNSIFLQVLQGKAPALPPGGVPVAYVDAVAEAHVVAAERGRPGERYLLADGHASIRELASAALLAAGRPDKPPPTLPAPVAKVFAAASAPLARLFGLRPLIAPGQLSFVMWDVRIDASKAQRELGYASVPLADGVKRTVESMRVQGLV encoded by the coding sequence ATGCAGGTGCTCGTCACGGGGGCCACGGGCCTCATCGGCAACGCGATCGCGCGCGTGCTGCGGGAGCGGGGACACCACGTGCGGGCCCTCGTGCGCGACCCTGCGCGCGCGCAGAAGGTGGTCCCCGCGGGCGTGGAGCTGGTGCGCGGCGACGTCACCCAGCCGGACACGCTGCCCGCCGCGGTCGCCGGCGCGCGCTGGGTGTTCCACGCCGCGGGCCTCCCCGAGCAGTGGCAGCCGGACGCGCGCATCTTCGACCGGGTGAACCGCGAGGGCACCCGCAACGTGCTGCAGGCGGCGCTCGCTGCGCGCGTGCAGCGCGTCGTCTACACCTCCACCATGGACGTGTTCGGCGCGCCGCGCGGCGGCACGCTGGTGGAGACGCAGCTGGACACCGTCCCCAAGCCCACCGCCTACGAGCGCTCCAAGGTGGCCGCCGAGGCCGAGGCCGAGAAGCTGCGCGCGCAGGGCCTCGAGCTCGTCTACGTGAATCCGGGCGCCGTGTACGGCCCCAGCCCCGTGCACGTGGGGCTCAACTCCATCTTCCTGCAGGTGCTGCAGGGCAAGGCGCCCGCGCTGCCTCCGGGCGGCGTGCCCGTGGCCTACGTGGACGCGGTGGCCGAGGCACACGTGGTGGCGGCAGAGCGCGGCCGGCCGGGGGAGCGGTACCTGCTCGCCGATGGGCATGCCTCCATCCGGGAGCTCGCGAGCGCGGCCCTGCTCGCCGCGGGGCGGCCCGACAAGCCGCCTCCGACGCTGCCGGCGCCCGTGGCGAAGGTGTTTGCCGCGGCGAGTGCGCCCCTCGCGCGCCTCTTCGGATTGCGGCCCCTGATTGCGCCCGGGCAGCTCTCGTTCGTGATGTGGGACGTGCGCATCGACGCGAGCAAGGCGCAGCGGGAGCTGGGCTATGCGTCCGTGCCGCTCGCGGACGGGGTGAAGCGCACGGTGGAGTCCATGCGGGTGCAGGGACTCGTGTGA